The Candidatus Deferrimicrobiaceae bacterium genomic sequence AATCACGATCCCGTAGAGGAGGCCGAGCCCCCCGCCCCCGGGACCGGAAGCGCCCGACAGGAGCGACAATCCCCCGGACTGGAAATAGTCCCCCGTGACGGTCAGCGGCGGAGGCTCGATGGCGACGACTTCGATCGAGCGGATTTGCGAGAGGCGTTCCTTCGGGGGTATCACCTGCAAGGAGACGCAGCCCGACAGCGAAAAGACGAGCCCCCCGATCAGCAGCGAAATCGACACGGCCCCAGCTCTCATCGCGCACCTCCTTCGGGATTTCGTCAGAACAGGCTTCCCACCACGGGATCCTGCCGCCGGACGCACTCCTCGCCCTCGGCCGCCGGACTGTTTACGAGCGTCGAGACGGGATAAGACTCCATCGCTTCGGCGGGGAACGGCGCCATCAGCGCGACCAGCTCCGCGGAAACGGCGGCGGTCGTGTCGAGCCAGAGGGCATAATCGGCGGAAGGGATGATCACGGGCATCCGGTCATGGATGGGCGCCATCAAGGCGTTCGCGCCTGTCGTGAGGATCGCGAACGATTCGATCTCGCTGCCGTCCGCCCCCATCCATCCGTCCCAGATCGCGGCCAGCCCGAACAGCCCGCCGCCCTTGGGACGCACGAAATACGGCCGCTTCCCGTTGCCTTGCTTTTTCCACTCGAAGAAGCCGCTGGACGGGATCAGGCAGCGGTGGTGACGGAAGGGGCCGCGGAACGACGGCTTCTCGGCGATGCTCTCGGCGCGCGCGTTGATCGGACGGTTGGCGTGCAGCGGGTCCTTCGTCCAGTAGGGGACGAGCCCCCAATCGAGATGGGTGAACTCCCGGACCCCGGCAAGCCCCCGGCGCAAGACGAGCACGGGCTGGGACGGAGCGATGTTGTAGCGCGGCGCCATCGGAAAGCCGATGGTCGCCTCGAACTGTTGTTCCAGGGCGTATTCGGAATCGAAGAGCGCGAATCGTCCGCACATGTCAAACGACCACCATGCAAATCCAGTCATTATTTTCATAGGCGTTTTCCATATAATCCGCCAAGCCCATCAGCATTTTGGAAATACTGCCCTTTGCCTTGATGAATTCATTGATGGTTTTTGGCGATCGGTCAAAATGAAAATCAATGACTTTCAAAATATCGTTGCCTGTGC encodes the following:
- a CDS encoding SOS response-associated peptidase; amino-acid sequence: MCGRFALFDSEYALEQQFEATIGFPMAPRYNIAPSQPVLVLRRGLAGVREFTHLDWGLVPYWTKDPLHANRPINARAESIAEKPSFRGPFRHHRCLIPSSGFFEWKKQGNGKRPYFVRPKGGGLFGLAAIWDGWMGADGSEIESFAILTTGANALMAPIHDRMPVIIPSADYALWLDTTAAVSAELVALMAPFPAEAMESYPVSTLVNSPAAEGEECVRRQDPVVGSLF